A portion of the Lolium rigidum isolate FL_2022 chromosome 1, APGP_CSIRO_Lrig_0.1, whole genome shotgun sequence genome contains these proteins:
- the LOC124663647 gene encoding uncharacterized protein LOC124663647 yields the protein MRRDAFSRAAEDNPGSATRGRTPDGGGSHRRSRSLSRFPPPSPSPEDAPTPSSRFVTKVRGAGFPEISLDDLADEFFRARVESEDDDDDAPPRGRGRFPAPSPAEEKKGARRSSTARYARETESSRQRERSVSRPPPDRRAAAENGGAAARRQRYPSVDRRAPVGRQRYASVDRQRWGDSDNDMDFSHRSGSRGTNAKSSTGHAVQNSFNKSKVNQTLRRSTSQNDFVHLRDSGSSHSSLTDDESRDAHSFHSSAHSGAQSVYAQEKSIANDGSNVLYDVMRKEVRQAVEEIRTQFEKAVIKSEPLEKVRSDDVQPTQVIGELRRNYTSKLEESEKRKQELLAQLAAEEQRGHELTKIVKELLPTTKKNVKPERQPPRRRRSNDKARVSKCLTEEAELYFEDFLSNVEDTDFSSFDGERSDTSSSRRDMIHHAMPETRVVLPKVAPPVVADGVVLPWLQWETSNDLHASPSTTKTQDASTAYSTSNHSTSSRGSWSPGDHGSSAGSKDGLLSRFDQAATRQSSCPGNSWSTSFHMDDYLHLRRSEDFLFERLRQKQRIDDGGLTLCRRSTIM from the exons ATGAGGAGGGACGCCTTCTCCAGGGCCGCGGAGGACAACCCCGGCTCCGCCACGCGCGGCCGGACGCCCGACGGCGGGGGAAGCCACCGCCGGTCGAGGAGCCTGAGCCGgttcccgccgccctcgccgtcccCGGAGGACGCGCCCACGCCCTCCTCCAGGTTCGTCACCAAGGTCCGCGGCGCGGGGTTCCCGGAGATCAGCCTCGACGACCTCGCCGACGAGTTCTTCCGCGCCCGGGTCgagtccgaggacgacgacgacgacgccccgccgCGCGGGCGGGGCAGGTTCCCGGCGCCTTCGCCCGCGGAGGAGAAGAAGGGGGCCCGCCGGAGCTCCACCGCGCGCTACGCCAGGGAGACGGAGTCCTCCAGGCAGCGCGAGCGCTCGGTCTCTCGCCCCCCGCCCGACCGCCGAGCCGCGGCTGAAAATGGCGGCGCTGCCGCCAGGAGGCAGAGGTACCCTTCGGTGGATCGGCGTGCTCCGGTCGGCAGGCAGCGGTACGCCTCCGTGGACCGGCAGCGCTGGGGCGATTCGGAT AATGATATGGATTTTTCTCACCGGTCTGGTTCTAGGGGGACAAATGCCAAATCGAGCACTGGCCATGCCGTACAGAACTCATTCAATAAGTCCAAAGTAAATCAAACTCTGAGGAGGTCTACAAGTCAAAATGATTTCGTACATTTACGAGATAGCGGCTCA AGCCATTCTTCACTAACTGACGATGAATCAAGGGATGCTCACTCATTTCATAGCAGTGCTCACAGTGGAGCTCAGTCTGTTTATGCCCAGGAGAAG TCAATTGCAAATGATGGTTCAAATGTGCTGTATGATGTGATGCGTAAAGAAGTGAGGCAAGCCGTTGAAGAAATCAGAACTCAGTTTGAAAAG GCTGTGATAAAATCCGAACCTTTAGAAAAGGTAAGAAGTGATGATGTCCAACCAACCCAGGTTATTGGTGAGCTCCGTAGGAACTACACTAGCAAATTGGAAGAG TCAGAGAAGAGGAAGCAGGAATTACTTGCTCAGTTAGCGGCAGAAGAACAACGTGGTCATGAACTCACAAAAATAGTTAAAGAATTACTGCCTACTACTAAGAAGAACGTTAAACCGGAGAGGCAGCCACCACGTAGAAGA AGGAGCAATGAtaaagcaagggtgtcgaaatgcCTTACTGAAGAGGCTGAGCTGTACTTTGAAGATTTCCTGTCAAATGTTGAAGATACCGATTTTTCATCGTTTGATGGTGAAAGAAGTGACACAAGTTCAAGTAGACGAGATATGATACATCATGCTATGCCGGAAACTCGTGTAGTCCTTCCCAAAGTTGCACCACCTGTTGTCGCAGATGGTGTTGTCCTTCCCTGGTTGCAGTGGGAAACTAGCAACGATCTACATGCCTCCCCAAGCACAACCAAGACACAG GACGCAAGCACTGCATACAGCACAAGTAATCACAGCACTAGCAGCCGTGGGAGCTGGAGCCCTGGAGACCATGGCAGCTCAGCTGGCTCCAAAGATGGATTGCTCTCCAGGTTCGACCAGGCCGCGACTCGCCAAAGTAGCTGCCCTGGTAACAGCTGGAGCACGTCGTTCCATATGGATGACTATCTGCATCTGCGGAGGAGCGAGGATTTCCTCTTTGAGCGATTGAGGCAGAAGCAAAGAATAGACGACGGCGGCCTAACCTTATGCAGGAGATCAACAATAATGTAG